The genomic stretch GACTTGCGCCCGGTGGTCGAATCCTCGACGCTGGCCCGGATCGAAATCGATGCGATGGCGCATCTGGCAGTGAACGATCTCTACGTTTTGCGCGAGCTGCGAGCGCTCGCAAGCGCGGAGATCGATATCGGCGGCCGGCGCAAGAATCGCGAGGTCTATCGCGCGCTCGGACTCGGGCCCGGCGGTCGCAACCCGGCGCCCCAAAGGTCCCCGGCGCCCGCTCCGTGAACCCTCGCCGCATATCGGAAGGGCTCGCGTTACGTGATGGGGCCGCCGGTGAGAAGAAGTTTTTGAGAGCGCTGGAGCTCGCTAGAGTACCCGCTCGAGAGTGACCGCAGGAGGCTTCATCGGATGAAGCCGGCCAGCCCGGGACGTTCTCGCGGAGGAGTTCGACGGCCGAAGCCAGGGCCTCAACCTGAAAAGGGTTAGGTAGAAATTTGTCAACGGAGATCCTCATCTCGAGCGATCCCTGGGAGAACCGGGTCGCTATTATCGAGGGCGGAGTGCTCTCGGAGATCTACATCGAGCGCGAAGAAAAGGTCATCGGCTCGATCTACAAGGGAAAAGTTCAGAACGTGCTGCCCGGCATGGGCGCGAGCTTCGTCGATATCGGTCTGGGACGCAACGCGTTTCTCTACGTCGACGACATCAATAAGACGCCGCTCAATATCGGCGACGTCGAGATCACGCAAGGCCGAACCGGTTGGACCATCAACGAGAAGGTCAATCGCGGCGACGACGTCCTCGTGCAGATCGTCAAAGAGCCGCGCGGCCTCAAAGGCGCGCGCATCAGCACGAACATCTCGCTGCCGGGCCGCTATCTCATCTTGATGCCGACCGGAAAATACTCCGGCGTCTCGCGTAAGATCGAGTCCGCCGACGAGCGCAACCGGCTCAAAGCGGTCATGAAGCGCATCCGTCCCGAAGGCATGGCCACCGTGGTCCGCACGGCCGCCGCCGGCGTGAGCGAAGCGGAACTCATCGCCGATCTCGGCGTGCTCATCCGCATGTGGCACGGGATTCTCGAAACCTTCAAGCGAGCGGCTTCGCCCGCGCTCTTGCACAAAGACATGAACCTCGTCTATAAAGCCGCGCGCGATTTCGTGACGGCCGACGTCGACAAGGTGCTCATCGACAACGAGAGCGAGTACAAGAAGGTCCGCGACTTTTTGCAGTTGCTGGGACCGCAGTATCTCGACCGTTTGGAATATTACAACTCGGGGCGCTCGCTCTTCAAAGATTACAAGATCGACGAAGAGCTGATGAAGTTGATGCGCTCGAAGGTCAACCTGCCGTCGGGCGGCTCGATCGTGATCGAGACGACCGAAGCGCTCACCGTGATCGACGTCAACTCCGGAAAATTCACCGGCGGCAAGAATCTCGAAGACACGATCGTTAAAACGAACATCGAGGCGGCAGCGGAGATCGCCCGCCAGGTGCGGCTGCGCGATATCGGCGGAATTATCGTCTGCGATTTCATCGACATGTCTTCGGAGTCGTCGCGAAATAAAGTGATCGCAACCCTCGAGGGCGGCCTGCGTAAAGATCGTACGCGCGCGACCATTCAATCGTTTAGCAATCTGGGTCTGCTCGAATTCACGCGCAAACGCGTCGGTAAGGATCTCGGCGCGCAGCTGCGCGGCGCGTGCCCGACGTGCAGCGGCGTCGGCTCGGTCATGTCGTCGCAATCGATCGCGATCGAGACGCTGCGCAAGATTCGCGCCGAAGGCGAGCACGATCACAAGCACCCGATTCTCGTCGAAGCCTCGCCTTACGTTGCCGCGCAGCTCGACTTCTGGTACGAAGACGAGACCGAAGAACTCGGCAAGGAGCTGCAATCGCCGATCCACGTTCGCGTCGATCCGGCACTGCATCCCGAGAAGACGCGCGTGCGCGCGATCGCCGATTTCAATAAGGCCGACGGCACGCTGCGCGTGGGCGACGAGCACGAGGTCGAACTGCTCGGCGGCCGCCTTCCCAACGCCAACTCGGCGGCAGCCGTTCTCGACGGCCGCATCGTGGAAGTTGAAAATGCCGCGAACATGAGCGGCCAAACCGTGCGCATCAAACTCATCGACGTCGAGGACGACTTCGCCCTGGGCGAACTTGCGTCGTCGGCGGCGATCGTTTCGGGCGATGCCAAGAAGCGCCGCCGCCGCGGACGCGGCGGACGCAAGACCGAGTTGACCGCAACCGAACAGACGCGCCAGTTGCGCGAATTGGCGGAAGAGGCGGCGAAGGTCGTTCGGCCGCCGATCGGCATCACGACCGTGACCGAGGAAGAGGAGCAAACCGTCAAGGTGCTCCGTCAAGAAGCCAAGGCCGAGCACGAGCCCGGTGCGATCGTCATCGATCGCGAGGGCGCCGAAGCCGAGGGCGGCGACGCTCATCGCAAACGCCGCCGGCGCCGCAGGCGCGGACGCGGACGCGGCGTGGCGGGCGAGGAGACGATGCAGGCGGGTATTCCGCCGCAGAGTGCCGCCGCGCAACTCGATGCAGCCGACGAGGACGAGGACGAACAGTCCGAAGCCGAAGGCGAACCCGCGGCGGCCGCTCCGTCCAACGGTGCGTTCGTTCCGCACGAAGCCCCCGATGGCGAGGGCGGACATCGCCGTCGCCGCCGTCGCCGGCGCCGCGGGCGCGGCGGCCGGGGAGCGGGCGAGGGAGCGCCGGGCGGCACGACGCCGGTTGCGGAGCCGGGTCCCGTCTCGCCCGATCGTCACATCTTTCGCGTGAGTGCCGACGGCAATGCGGAACCCACGGGTCAGACCGCACCTCGCGAACCCTCGCGGGCGATCGCGCCGTGGAACCGTCGCGTGCAGCCGCCGGCAGTCGAAGCGCCGCCGCCGCATCTGCGCGCTCCGGAGGACGACGTCAAGCCCACCAAGCCGGCCCGACGCCGGAGCCCGGCGAGCCCGGCTCCCAAGCTCGGCGGCGAGTTGGCATCGCCGAAACTCACCGCGCTTCCCGCCGGGACCGCCGCGAAACCCAAACGGGTACCGCGCGCGAAGACCGCGCCCGAGCCGGTTAGCGAGGCGAAACCGTCGACCCGCGTCGCTCGCAAAAAGCCCGCCGCCCCGGCTCCGGCCGCGGAGGCGAAGCCCAAGCGCGCCGCCGCGCCGGCGAAAAAGGTCGCACCGGCACCCGTAAAATCGACTGCGCGCGCGAAGAAGGCACCCGCGGCCGCAGCGAAACCGGCGGTCAAAAAGGTCGCTTCGACGCGTAAGACAAGCTCGTCGAAGAGCCCGGTTCGCAAGAAGAAAAGCTAGGACTCGGCTTGGCCGAGTCCTCCAGCGACGGCGGTCGCCTCGAGCGTCCGCCGCCGCGTCTTGCGGTCTTCGTCGATTACGATGGGACGATTACCGATCGCGACACGTTCGACGTGCTCGTGCGCCAGAGCAGTTCGCCCGAGCAATGGGCGATGCAGGAATCGCACCTGCACGACGGCAGCATGAGTCTGCGCGACGTGCTCGCGGCGCAAGCGCGATCGATCCGCGGTACGATCGAACAAGCCGACGCGCTGCTCGCCCGCACGACGACCTTCGATCCAGCCTTCGCTGCGTTCGCGCGGCGCTGCGAGTTCGCCGGCATCCCGCTCGTCGTCTTGAGTTCGGGCGTACAAGCGCTGATCGAACGCGCGCTACAGCGCAACGGACTCGGGCATCTCCCGGTTCTCGCAAACTCGGTCGTGGCGCGGAGCGACGGATGGTGCATGCACTTTCGCGACGCTTCTGACAACGGTCATGACAAGGCGGCTGCGGTTCGAGCCGCACGCGCCGATGGCACGACCGTGGTTTTTGCCGGCGATGGGTATTCGGATTTTGCCGCCGCGCGCGAGGCGGATCGCCGTTTCGCCAAACGCGGCCGGGCCCTCGAGGGCTACCTACGAAAAAACGGCGTCGGGTTTACGCCGTTCGTTTCGTTTGCCGAGATCGCCGTCGCGCTCTTCGGCTAGTTGTTGGTGCCGCCGTTACTCGCCGGCGCCGTTCCCATGTGGGCGAGTTTGTCGTCGAGGAAATTGACCGCTCGCGACAACTGCGCGTCTTTGCCCACCACGCCGTAACGATCGGTCTTGCTCTCCGCCACCGTGATGTCCGGTGCGATGCCGAGATGATTGATGTCGCGGTTGTGCGGCGTCAGATAGCGCGCCGTCGTGATCTTGATGGCGGACCCGTCGGGCAGCGGCCAGATATTCTGCACGACGCCTTTACCGAAGGTCTTCGTACCGATGATCGTGCCGACGCCGTCGTCTTGAATGGCGCCCGAGGTGATCTCCGAGGCCGATGCGGTGTGGCCGTTTACGAGCACCGCAAGCGGGAGCGGGCTGATCGCGGTGTTGTTCGCTTCGAGCGTCGTGATTTGCGACGCGCGCGATTCGACCGAGACGATCGGACCGCTCGGAATGAATTTCGAACTCACGTCGACCGCCGCGTTGAGGTAGCCGCCGCCGTTATCGCGAAGATCCATGACGATCGCGCGCGCGCCCTGCTGCTGCAGGCGATCGAGCGCCGTCGTGAGTTCGCTGCCGGTATCGCGGCCGAAGACCGTGAGCGCGACGTATCCGATCTTTCCGGGGAGCATCTTTTCATAAACAGAGAGTTCGTGAACGGTCGCGCGGGTCACCAGAATCGGCGACGGCAGCGCCTTGCCGTCGCGTACGATCGTCAGCGCGACTTTGGTACCCGCCAAGCCGCGCAGTTTCGACGAAGCTTTGTCCAGCTTCATGCCGTGCGTCGACGCACCGTCGATCGCCGTGATGAGGTCGTCTTGTTGAATTCCGGCTTTGTCGGCGGGCCCGTTAGGGACCACGTTGCTCACGTTGATGTACTTGGTTTGATCGTCGGCTTGGATGACGATACCGGTGCCGGAGAACGATCCGCCGTCGAGGCCCGAGTTGAGTGCGGCGTATTCTTTCGGCGTGAGAAATACGGTATAGCGATCGTGCACCGACCCGAGCATGCCGGCGATCGCGGCGTAACTGAGGAGATGCGCGCTGATTTTCGATCCGGCCGCGCGCGACGCGAGTTCGACTTCGCGGTCGACCGCGTGCGCGTTCTGCGTCGCGCTTGCGGTCGCACCGATCGCCGGCAGCGACGCGCGTACGCCCGCCGTGCTTAAGGCTTTCGAGAGCCCGGTGCGGGCTCCGTCGACGATCGACTGCGGGTCGGTCTTCTTATAAAATTCGTTGGTTAGGCGCGCGTAGCTGACCCCGATCTGCTCGGCGTCGAGCGGCGACAGGCCGCTCGTGGCTGCCGCGTTCGCGGCCGGAAGCTGCGCGACTCCAACGAGGAGCGCACCGGTGAGCAAGAGAGAAGCCAGACGATTCATATCCTACCTAACGAACGGCTTTCGCCAAACGTGCCTTGGCCGCAGCCAGCTGCTTGTCGCGAGGGGTATCGATGATCCCCGGATCGGGATCTTGAGCGACGACGATATCGGGCACGATGCCCTTGTGTTGGATGTCCCGCCCGAGCGGCGTAACGTAGCGTGCCGTCGTGATTTTGAGCGCGCCTTCGTCGGGCATTTTGTAGATGCTCTGCACAACGCCCTTGCCGAAGGTCTTGGTGCCGACGAGCGTGCCGATCTTGTAATCTTGAATCGCACCCGAGGTGATTTCGGATGCAGAAGCCGTGTAGCCGTTGACGAGTACGACCAGCGGCGCGAGCCCCGCGATGCTCGTTCCGAGCGCGTCGCTCTCGTCGCGATCGCCGTCGCGGTTGATCGTCGAAACGATCGCGCCGTGCGGAATGAAGAAACTCGAGATCTTCACGGCGGCATCCAGCAATCCGCCGCCGTTGTCGCGCAGATCGAGAATGTAGCCCTTCGCATGGTGAGCCTTGCCGTCGAGGAGCGCTTTACGAACTTCGTCGGCCGAGGTTTCGCCGAAGTCGGAGAGGCGAATGTAGTCGTAGCCCCCCTCCATCTTGGCATGGACCGTCGGTACGTGGATAATTTGGCGCGTGATCGTGAAGGTTTGAAATCGTTTCGTGCGCCACATGTGCGCGCGCAGGCTGACCGGCGTACCTTCCGGACCGCGAATGAGCCGCTCCACGCGGTCGAGCGTGAGGCCCTTGATCGGCTTTGCATCCACCGAATCGAGAATCTCGCCGGGTTTCATGCCGACGTGCGCCGCCGGCAAGCCTTCGATGGGCTGCAGCAAGACTTCGCCGTCGCGCAATTGATTGATGTAGACGCCGATGCCGCCGAAGTTGCCGCCGTCGAGCGATTCGTTCAGACTCGCGATCTCTTGCGGCGAAAGATAGACCGTGTACGGATCGCTCAACGACGATAGCATGCCGCGCATCGCCGCTTGGGTAAGTTGGGTGTCGCCGCTCTTGCCGAGCCGCTTGCCGTAGTGACCCTGCGCGTAGGCGAGAACGCTATCGAGTTTCTGCGAGTCCGCGAGTTGGTCGCCGCTGGCCTGCTCGGCGGGCAGCGTCGCGTGCGTCACGCGGGCGGTCTTTAAATACGCGAGTATACCGGAGCGTTCGCCGCGCAGCAGCGTCTGGGAGTTGACCGGCTTATAGTAGACCCGTTCGACCTGACGATAGGCTAACGTCACTAGATGCGCGTCGAGCATCTGCGGGCTCAAGAGGCCCTGCAGATCGCCTCCGCGCAAGGCCGTGCCAACGAACCCGGCGGGCGTGTCGAGCCGGCCGGCCGCAGCGTTCGCTCCACGATAGCCGAGATAGAGCGCGCCCGCGAAAGCGGCGGCGGCGATGACGAGCGCGGCGAGAAGCGCGCGGTAGCGAAGTGGCACTGGCGGAATGCGTCCCTTCCAAAAAAGACCGTTTGGTAGCCGTTACATACCCAGAATCGGCCACCGAGGCTGGTGAAGCGGCTTTCGCCGAATCCGCCCACTACCCAGCCTATAAACGCAGGCTGAACAATGGCTGAACGCCGGTTACCTCGATCGGCGAGGCAGCCGGGCTATTTTCGGCGTTTGTCCTTGACGAAGACCGACCCGCCGATCGACTTGGCGAAGCGCTTGAGTTCGGCGGCCGCCTCGCCCACCTGAGCGTAGTTCGTGAGTTCGCGCTGGTCGCTCGAGATGATGGCGATCGAGAGCGACATGATCGGAAAGCGGTTGAGCGTACCGCGCCGGTCGCGCGTTTCGATGTAGCCTTGGCGCAGGTCGCGATCGTTATAGAGTTTGCGGATCGCGCGATCGAAGTCGTCGATGATCTCGCGCGCGATCTCCTCGGCGCGATCGGGCATCGTGACGATGATGAAGTCGTCGCCGCCGATGTGTCCCACGAAATCGCGCGTCGTTCCGCGGCGATGCGCGACATCCACCGTCGTCGAGGCGAGCAGGACGATCGCTTCGTCGCCGTGCGTGAACCCGTAGGCATCGTTGAACGCTTTAAAATTGTCGAGGTCTTCGTAGAGCACGGCGAACGGTTCGCGACCCTCGATGCGACGCCGTATCTCGGCTTCGATCGCCAGATTGCCGGGCAGCCGCGTCAACGGCGAGAGCGAGGAGTCGACTTCTACGCGACGGATTTTGGCGCGCACGCGCGCGAGTAGTTCTGCCGGCCCGAACGGCTTGGTCATGTAGTCGTCGGCGCCCGCGTCGAACCCGATCACCTTATCGTCGATCTCGGATTTGGCCGTAAGCATGATGATCGGCACGTGGCCGTTGACGGGATGCCGGCGAATGCGGCGCGCCGTTTCGTAGCCATCGAGCACGGGCATCATCACGTCGAGCAGTACGAGATCGGGCCGCGCGCCGTCGAGAAGCTCGAGTGCCTCGGCTCCGTTCGCGGCGGTGATGACCGCGTAGCCGGCGATCTCGAGATTCGTCGTGATGATCTTACGCAAGTTGCGGTCGTCATCAACGACGAGAATCTGGCGACCCTCCGCATCGGAGTGGGTCACGCGCGCACCGGGAACGTCAGGGTAAACGTCGTTCCCGAATCGGGAATGCTGCGCACGTCGATCGTGCCGCCGTGCGCGCGCACGAGTGCGTGGACGATGAAAAGGCCGAGCCCGCTCCCGCCGACCGATGCGGTGAGTTCCGAATCGACGCGATAGAAGCGATCGAAAATATACGGCAGATGCTCGTCGGGAATGCCGACGCCTTCGTCGCGGATGTCGACGACCGTGCGCTCGGCGCTGGCGGTCGCCGCGATCGTGACCTTTCCGCCGGCGGGCGAGTATTTTAGCGCGTTTTCGATAATGTTTCTGAAGATGTCGTGCAGGCGCTCGGGATCGCCGGAGATCGTCACCCCGGCGGTGTGGCGCGCGACGCTGTGGCGTTGCGCGTCGAAGGCGATCTCGGAAAAGATGCGATTTAAGATCGTGTCGAGCGCGATTTCGACGCGTCGTCGCAGCAGCTGTTCGGCGTTGACGCGAGTCACCAGGAGCATGTCGTCGATCAGGCGCGAGAGCCGGTCGGCCTGCTGTTCGATGATCGCCAGAAATTCCTCGCGCTGTCCGTCGTAGAGTTCGGGGTTGGCGCGCAGCGTTGCCGTGTAGGCCTTGATCGCCGACAGCGGCGTCTTCAATTCGTGCGAGACCGTCGAGACCAACTCGTTTTTGAGCTGCTCGATCTCCCGCACTTTGCGTACGGGCGCGAAGCTAACGAGCCAAC from Candidatus Baltobacteraceae bacterium encodes the following:
- a CDS encoding Rne/Rng family ribonuclease, whose amino-acid sequence is MSTEILISSDPWENRVAIIEGGVLSEIYIEREEKVIGSIYKGKVQNVLPGMGASFVDIGLGRNAFLYVDDINKTPLNIGDVEITQGRTGWTINEKVNRGDDVLVQIVKEPRGLKGARISTNISLPGRYLILMPTGKYSGVSRKIESADERNRLKAVMKRIRPEGMATVVRTAAAGVSEAELIADLGVLIRMWHGILETFKRAASPALLHKDMNLVYKAARDFVTADVDKVLIDNESEYKKVRDFLQLLGPQYLDRLEYYNSGRSLFKDYKIDEELMKLMRSKVNLPSGGSIVIETTEALTVIDVNSGKFTGGKNLEDTIVKTNIEAAAEIARQVRLRDIGGIIVCDFIDMSSESSRNKVIATLEGGLRKDRTRATIQSFSNLGLLEFTRKRVGKDLGAQLRGACPTCSGVGSVMSSQSIAIETLRKIRAEGEHDHKHPILVEASPYVAAQLDFWYEDETEELGKELQSPIHVRVDPALHPEKTRVRAIADFNKADGTLRVGDEHEVELLGGRLPNANSAAAVLDGRIVEVENAANMSGQTVRIKLIDVEDDFALGELASSAAIVSGDAKKRRRRGRGGRKTELTATEQTRQLRELAEEAAKVVRPPIGITTVTEEEEQTVKVLRQEAKAEHEPGAIVIDREGAEAEGGDAHRKRRRRRRRGRGRGVAGEETMQAGIPPQSAAAQLDAADEDEDEQSEAEGEPAAAAPSNGAFVPHEAPDGEGGHRRRRRRRRRGRGGRGAGEGAPGGTTPVAEPGPVSPDRHIFRVSADGNAEPTGQTAPREPSRAIAPWNRRVQPPAVEAPPPHLRAPEDDVKPTKPARRRSPASPAPKLGGELASPKLTALPAGTAAKPKRVPRAKTAPEPVSEAKPSTRVARKKPAAPAPAAEAKPKRAAAPAKKVAPAPVKSTARAKKAPAAAAKPAVKKVASTRKTSSSKSPVRKKKS
- a CDS encoding HAD-IB family phosphatase, with product MAESSSDGGRLERPPPRLAVFVDYDGTITDRDTFDVLVRQSSSPEQWAMQESHLHDGSMSLRDVLAAQARSIRGTIEQADALLARTTTFDPAFAAFARRCEFAGIPLVVLSSGVQALIERALQRNGLGHLPVLANSVVARSDGWCMHFRDASDNGHDKAAAVRAARADGTTVVFAGDGYSDFAAAREADRRFAKRGRALEGYLRKNGVGFTPFVSFAEIAVALFG
- a CDS encoding S41 family peptidase, whose amino-acid sequence is MNRLASLLLTGALLVGVAQLPAANAAATSGLSPLDAEQIGVSYARLTNEFYKKTDPQSIVDGARTGLSKALSTAGVRASLPAIGATASATQNAHAVDREVELASRAAGSKISAHLLSYAAIAGMLGSVHDRYTVFLTPKEYAALNSGLDGGSFSGTGIVIQADDQTKYINVSNVVPNGPADKAGIQQDDLITAIDGASTHGMKLDKASSKLRGLAGTKVALTIVRDGKALPSPILVTRATVHELSVYEKMLPGKIGYVALTVFGRDTGSELTTALDRLQQQGARAIVMDLRDNGGGYLNAAVDVSSKFIPSGPIVSVESRASQITTLEANNTAISPLPLAVLVNGHTASASEITSGAIQDDGVGTIIGTKTFGKGVVQNIWPLPDGSAIKITTARYLTPHNRDINHLGIAPDITVAESKTDRYGVVGKDAQLSRAVNFLDDKLAHMGTAPASNGGTNN
- a CDS encoding S41 family peptidase; amino-acid sequence: MPLRYRALLAALVIAAAAFAGALYLGYRGANAAAGRLDTPAGFVGTALRGGDLQGLLSPQMLDAHLVTLAYRQVERVYYKPVNSQTLLRGERSGILAYLKTARVTHATLPAEQASGDQLADSQKLDSVLAYAQGHYGKRLGKSGDTQLTQAAMRGMLSSLSDPYTVYLSPQEIASLNESLDGGNFGGIGVYINQLRDGEVLLQPIEGLPAAHVGMKPGEILDSVDAKPIKGLTLDRVERLIRGPEGTPVSLRAHMWRTKRFQTFTITRQIIHVPTVHAKMEGGYDYIRLSDFGETSADEVRKALLDGKAHHAKGYILDLRDNGGGLLDAAVKISSFFIPHGAIVSTINRDGDRDESDALGTSIAGLAPLVVLVNGYTASASEITSGAIQDYKIGTLVGTKTFGKGVVQSIYKMPDEGALKITTARYVTPLGRDIQHKGIVPDIVVAQDPDPGIIDTPRDKQLAAAKARLAKAVR
- a CDS encoding response regulator, translating into MTHSDAEGRQILVVDDDRNLRKIITTNLEIAGYAVITAANGAEALELLDGARPDLVLLDVMMPVLDGYETARRIRRHPVNGHVPIIMLTAKSEIDDKVIGFDAGADDYMTKPFGPAELLARVRAKIRRVEVDSSLSPLTRLPGNLAIEAEIRRRIEGREPFAVLYEDLDNFKAFNDAYGFTHGDEAIVLLASTTVDVAHRRGTTRDFVGHIGGDDFIIVTMPDRAEEIAREIIDDFDRAIRKLYNDRDLRQGYIETRDRRGTLNRFPIMSLSIAIISSDQRELTNYAQVGEAAAELKRFAKSIGGSVFVKDKRRK
- a CDS encoding PAS domain-containing sensor histidine kinase; this encodes MDIGRTLPAGINRDLADELLTFKSLYETLARCASDCIVEVDSQGCIARFNYAAESLTGYSAPSMVGRSIDDLIEGPAATLFTNELHTDVRTVGFTVRDTQAHPIAVRGRIVSLSRDQQIDGWLVSFAPVRKVREIEQLKNELVSTVSHELKTPLSAIKAYTATLRANPELYDGQREEFLAIIEQQADRLSRLIDDMLLVTRVNAEQLLRRRVEIALDTILNRIFSEIAFDAQRHSVARHTAGVTISGDPERLHDIFRNIIENALKYSPAGGKVTIAATASAERTVVDIRDEGVGIPDEHLPYIFDRFYRVDSELTASVGGSGLGLFIVHALVRAHGGTIDVRSIPDSGTTFTLTFPVRA